atatagacttccatcATCTTACCTATCTGTTTTTCAAGGATCTTATTaacgagcctctgataagtggctccaaAATTTTGAAGAGCAAAAGGCATCAATAACTTGTGCCAAAGTTTGTGATGAAAGAGgtcttctcttgatcttccgggttcatcaTAATTTGATTATACTCggaataggcatcaagaaaaTTTATTAGCTCGTGCCCGGCcgtagcatcaatcatttgatcgatgtttggcaacGGGAATGAGTCTTTAGGGCACACCTTATTTAGATCCTTATAGTTTACACACATCCTAAACTTATTATTCTTTTTAggtactactacgttagctagccattcCAGATGCTTTACCTCTTGAATTGAACTGATTTTGAGTAGTCGGGTTACCTCTTCCTTAACAAACCTATTTCTGACCTCTACTATCGGCCGTTTCTTTTGCCTTACTAGTGGGAAGTTTGGATCCAGACTTAGTTTGTGAATAGGCACCTCCAATGGAATACATGTCGTATATGAATACGACCACTTTAAGCAGTCAatgttagctttaaggaaatcTATAAGTTTTAACCTGAGTTCAGGACTCAACCCCATTTcgaagtggaatttcctttctaaaATTCCTCGAACAATGCCACCTGTTCGAGATCTTCTGCGTTTGATTTGTCGCATTTGTCTTCTCTGGTACCTAAAAAGATCTCTTCACCTGATATAATTCGGATGACTCCTCATTTTTACCATCTTTGATTGGGATGGGAGAAGGCATATGTTCCTGTAAATACTATTTGTTGTATTCTTTATCCTTACTACTAGAAATAGTTACACTGTTCATCTCTTTTGCTACCAGTTGGTCTCCTCTTATCTGTTTGATCCCTTCTAGTGTCGGAAATTTCAACAATTGGTGATAGGTCGAGGGCACAACCTTCATCTTATGTATCCACGGTCTTCTGAGGATCACATTATAGACCAAGTTTCCATCTACCACTTCAAACAAAGTGGTCTTAGTTCCCCCTTCGGCGTATGTGGGAAGCAAAATTTCTCCTCGGGTTGTGACACTTGTTAGGTTAAAGCCAGCTAGAAGTTTTGCAGCCAGAATGATGCTCTTGGTCAACTTCTCTTGTTCTAGAACCCTCCATTGTATGATGTTGGCTGAAATTCCTAGATCAATCAAAACACGCTTAATTTTGAAGTCTAAAACAATAAGAGAGATTACAAAACCTGTCAACATCTTCCTCCGTGAAGGTAATGTCATCTTCTGCGGCTTCTCGGATTCTCTTTCCATGAGTGAccaatattttttgtcttttttgctgCCGAAAATGTCACTCCATTGATCTCGTTTcctccgaagatcatgttgattaTCATCCAAGGTGACCCTGCTGTCTTTGACGGCTCCACATTATCCCAGGTTCTACCATTATTATTTTTGGCGCGCTCACTTAAAAACTCACTAAGATGGCCATTCTTCAACAAAGTCGCCACCTCCTCA
Above is a window of Nicotiana tabacum cultivar K326 chromosome 8, ASM71507v2, whole genome shotgun sequence DNA encoding:
- the LOC107802522 gene encoding uncharacterized protein LOC107802522, which translates into the protein MERESEKPQKMTLPSRRKMLTGFVISLIVLDFKIKRVLIDLGISANIIQWRVLEQEKLTKSIILAAKLLAGFNLTSVTTRGEILLPTYAEGGTKTTLFEVVDGNLVYNVILRRPWIHKMKVVPSTYHQLLKFPTLEGIKQIRGDQLVAKEMNSVTISSSKDKEYNK